GATAAAGTTTGTTGGGTACCAAGCTTATGAAATATCGGGACTAGAGGCTACTCAGCCCATAGAATTGGGTACTATTGAGATGAGCCGATCAGTACAAGAATTAGACGAAGTAGTGGTGAAAGGCAAAGCAGTTTCCAAACCAGTAGAAACTACGCTAGAGGGAATGGTAGTACGACCGGAGCAAAATCTGTCTAACTTGGGTGGAAGTGCCTTGGACGTTTTACGGAATACTCCCTCAATTATTGTGGGGCAAGACGGGGGAATAACCATTCGGGGTAGTAACTCACCTAATATTTTAATCAATGGGCGCAACTCCGCAATCGCTAGCGATTTAGCGCAACTGCCCGCCAGTGCCATCAAGAACATCAATATTATTACCAACCCCAATGCCAAGTACGATGCCGAAGGTACCGGTGGGGTTATCAACATTCAGTTGAAAAAAGGCAGCCAACCGGGTACGCACGGTAAAATGGAGCTTACCCTGGGCAACCGTTACCGGGTGAATGCTTCGGCCCGCATTAATCGGCAGGGGGAAAAGACCAACGCTTTTGGCGGTTATAATTATCGCCGTTCGCCCGGTATTGCCCGTAGTTCAGTCATCCGCGAAACCTTCGGCAACGATCCCCAAACGCTGCGTCAGGAGCGGGACATCGATCGTTTTGAAGAGAGTCATACCATCAACTATGGCCTCGATTACTACTTCCCAAACAGTACGCTTAGTTACGAAGGAGTGCTAGAGATAGAAGGCGAAAACGATAGCGAGGTAACTACCAGCCGCCTGACCAATGCCCGGGGCGAACAATTACTGTACAATGTGCGAGATAATACGGAAACCGGGGAGGATTTTGCCATAGACAACGCCTTAACCTACCAACGACAGTACCAGCGCAAAGGGCAAGACTTAAGAATATCTGTCAGTCACTCCTACCGCAACGGTTACGAAACCCAGGATGCGACTACTACTTCCCTAGATGACTCGGAGATACTACCTAGCCGACAGCGGGCAACTGACGATGGTCGTAGCCACGTTTCGGTCGGACAGTTAGACTACACTCGTCCGTTTGATAACAACAATAAGTTGGAAGTCGGGGCCAAAACCATTTTGCGTTCGTCTGATTCGGACTTTATCTTTGAGAACGTAGACCCGGCTACTGAAGAGTGGGTGAATGATTTGGAGGTGAGCAACCGCTTTTTGTACGGCGAACAAGTGTACGCTGCCTACGGAATCTACGGTCAAACGTTAGGCAACTGGGAGCTGTCCGCCGGAAGTCGCCTGGAATATACCCGTATTGATACCGAGTTGGAAACCACCGGAGAGGAAAACGATCAACGGTACTTAGATATTTTTCCCAGTGCTAAGGCACTGTACAAGCTGAACGATCAGCATACCTTCAAGTTTACCTACAGCCGCCGTATTGACCGGCCCAGCTCTTGGCGTCTCAACCCATTCCCCGATATTGCCGATACGTTGAACGTTCGCTTGGGTAACCCAGCTCTGCAGCCGGAGTATATTCAGTCGCTGGAACTGGGGCATAAGATGACTTTACCTAGAACCGATTTAACTTCTAACCTATTTTACCGTCGTACCAACGGCTTGGTAGATTGGCTGGTCAACGTAGACGAAAATGGAGTATCCACCCGCCGACCAGAGAACCTAGCTAGTGGCACAGTCTACGGACTGGAACTTATTACCACCAGTCAGATTAACGATTGGTGGGACATCAACGGAAGCATATCTTTCTTTCGCGCTCTCATCGACGGAACCAATCTGGATAGTGATTTTACCAACGATGCCTTTGCCTGGAATGCTAAGTTTACCAGTAGTTTTGCGCTTCCGGCTGACATCAACATGCAACTGGTTGGTAACTACGAAGCTCCCGAAGCCGAAGCCCAAGGCTTTGATGATGCCCGCTACTATGCCGACCTGAGTTTTCAGCGAAAATTCAACGATAAAAGCCAGGTGAGTCTGAGCATCCGCGATATTTTCAATACGTATCAATTTGGCAGCGAAGCTTTAACCGACGAGTTTCGCCAATACTTCGTCTACAAGCGTGACTCTCGCCAAGTGTACGTTACCTACAGCTATACATTCTAACAGTTGAATTGGATAGCAATCAACCCAAGCGACTGTGTTGAACCTGACAGTCCTGCCACCGATTTTAGGAGTTTGTCTTGTTCATCACTGATTATCAAACCCGACTTAGTATATTGCCGGAAAATGTAGGTTTTAGGAATTTATAACTGCCGGAGTTCTTGTCATAATTAGAACATTAAGTACCAATCCCTAGAGCCCGATACCAATTTTCAGATACTATGCACAACTTGACCAAATTACTAGCGGGGATGCTGTTAGCTTTGACCCTCATTTATTCCCCCGACCTTCAGGCTCAGCGCAAAAAGAAGAAGAAAAATCAGGAAGAGGAAACTTCCAAAAAATCTAAAGATTCCCCTATCAAGCCGTATTCCGAAATAATTACGGATGAAGCGGAAACCGACACCGGATTGTTTTCAGTACATAAGGTAGAAGGAAAATACTATTTCGAGCTAGCTGATTCGCTACTAGACCAAGAAATGCTGGTTGTCAGTCGGATTTCCGGACACGTGAAAGGATTGAACTTTGGTGGAGCCGGAATGAAGAGCCGTCCGCAGCAGGTGCTTCGCTGGCAAAAGATGGACGATAAAATCTTGCTTCGATCAGTTTCCTACAATAGTGTAGCCAGCTTTGAAGACCCCATCTACCAGTCGGTTCGCAATAACAACTTTGAGCCAGTCATCATGGCATTTGATATTAAGGCTTATAATGATGATACTACGGCTTACGTAATTGATGTTAATTCTCTATTTACGAAAGATATTGCTATGATTGGCGCACTGACTGATCAGCAGCGGGAAGACTTTGAGATTAAAGGGCTAGATCAGGAACGTAGTTTGATTACTTCAGCCCGGAGTTTCCCTCAGAATGTAGAAATACGGCACGTACTTACCTACAACGGTAACAAACTACCCGCCAACATTCTAACCAATACCCTCTCGGTAGAAATGAACCAGTCGTTTGTCTTGCTTCCGGCTGACCCGATGGAACCTCGGCTGTACGATGGTCGGGTCGGGTATTTTTCAATTCAGCAAACCAACTACAGCTTGGACGAACAACGGGCTGCTCAGCGACGCTACATTACCCGCTGGCGGTTAGAACCCAACGATACGGCTGCTTTTCGCCGGGGCGAATTGGTAGAACCGATTAAACCCATTGTTTACTACATAGACCCGGCTACCCCGCGTAAGTGGCGGGATTATCTTAAGCAGGGCATTGAAGACTGGCAGCCCGCTTTTGAAGCGGCCGGATTTAAGAATGCCATTATCGCCAAAGAACCACCCACCCCCGAGGAAGATCCCGAATGGAGTCCCGAAGATGTTCGTTACTCGGTGATCCGCTATATCACTACCGATATTCAGAATGCCCAGGGACCACACGTACACGACCCTCGCACCGGGGAGATTCTGGAGAGCGATATACTCTGGTACCACAATATTATGAGGCTGCTACGCAACTGGTATCTGGTACAAACGGCTGCTATTAATCCCGAAGCTCGCAGGGTGAAATTTAAAGATGAGGTAATGGGCGAGCTTATTCGCTTCGTAGCAGCGCATGAAGTGGGGCATACGTTAGGGCTTCCCCACAATATGGGTTCCAGCGTGGCGTATCCGGTAGATTCTTTACGTTCTCCTACCTTCACTAAAAAAATGGGAACAGCTCCCTCTATTATGGATTATGCCCGCTTCAACTACATTGCCCAACCCGGAGATGGCGACGTGGGGCTAAACCCTCAGGTGGGCCCTTACGATCTCTGGTCAATTAAGTACGGTTACACACCTCTGCTAGATGCTGATTCGCCCGAAGAAGAACATAAAATCTTAAATGAATGGATTAAAGAACGGGCTGATGATCCAATTTATCGCTATGGACCGCAGCGTTACAACCCTGATGATCCCACTTCTCAGACAGAAGATTTGGGCGATGATGCCGTAAAGGCTAGCGAGTACGGGATTGCCAATCTCAAGCGGATTCTACCGAAAATTTTGGAATGGTCTAACCAAGAAGGAGAAGATTACGATCAGTTGGAGGAACTCTATGGCCAAGTACTGGCTCAGCTCGGCCGTTATATGCGCCACGTAGGAACCAACGTAGGAGGAGTATATGAATACCGGAAAACCTACGATGAGGAGGGCACGGTATTCAGTCCGGTTGAGAGAGAGAAGCAAGCGGCCGCAGTAGCATTTCTAAATGAACAACTTTTCCAAACGCCGAGTTGGCTGATTAACCCAGAAATTACCCAGCAGTTTGAGGGAGTTGGTACCTTAGAGCGACTTCGCTCTTTTCAGGTAAGCACGCTCAACCGACTGTTTGAGGCAGATCGCCTCAACCGGTTGATTGAAACACAAGCAACTTCCCCGCAGGAAACCTACACGGTACTCGATTTATTTGAAGATACCCGCGAAGGCATCTGGGCGGAACTTGCTACCGGCGAAGCGATTGACCCTTACCGTCGTAATTTACAGCGAGCATATCTGGATAAGATGAAGCAGCTTATGAAATTAAAAGATCAGCAGTACGACCAGACTGACATTAAAGCCGTGACCCGGGCTACGCTGAACAATCTGCAACAAAGTGTGCGGCCGGGGCTAAGCAGACAACGTGATAATTTATCGCGTTATCATCTACAGGATGTGCAACAGCGGATTGAGCAAATTCTGAATCCTGAGAATTCATAGTCGGAAGTTTGACGAATAACGACTAATCAATGATGATTAATAAATAATTCTCAAGCCTTGCAATCTTCTAACCTCTAACCTAATCACAGATGGCTGTGGATAATGGACTGTCGACTGTGGACTAAAAACAACAATCAGCAACCAACCAATAATCTTCCTTTCCACTAACTCAAATACTCGCATTGATTCGTATTCTTAGCTTGGATGTGGTGCTGGGTGCTTGCGTATCAGCCTGGTTTATTGCTCAACTGTGTGGGGTAGAAGTTAGACTAGTTACTATTGTAGCATTGGGTATGGCCGTTTGGCTAATTTATACCGCCGATCATCTTTGGGATGCGTATCGGCTCCAGCATCCGGCGCATACGGTTCGGCACGGCTTTCACCAGCGTTATTTTCGGAGCTTGATCGTAACTTGGTTGATTGTGGCTAGCTTGGGGATAGTTCTGCTTTTTCGTATTCCACCTTCTGTTTTTCGGGGTGGACTGCTGTTATCAGCTGGGGTAATTGGTTATTTTGTCATCAACCAGCTCTTCAACCTCAGTCGAACGGTGCCTAAGGAATTATTAGCTGCTTTACTTTACACTCTGGGCATTTTTCTTCCGGTAATTGTCCAGGCCGACGGAATGAATTTAGTGGGCTACCTACTTTTCGGGCAATTCTTTCTGTTAGCACTAGCTAATCTCACCCTTATCTCCTGGTACGAACTAGAAAGCGACCAGCTTGATGGAGCCTCTTCGCTAGCTACCCAATACGGTACAGCCAGTGTCCAGCTCATCTCCCGAGCTTGTATTTTCCTCTCGGTAGCTCTGGCGGTTTGGGCAATGTTTAGTATCTCTTTCGCAGGTTATTTAGTTTTATTAGTGATGAGCGTTGTTTTGGGTAGTATCTGGGTATTTCCGGTTTGGTACGCAAAAAATGAGCGTTACCGCTGGGTAGCCGACGGTATTTTTCTTCTTCCTGCCTTTTACCCACTTGTGGTATGAGCCAGGATTTTTCTTTTGATCGTATTGCTCCGGCGTATGATACATTAAGCTATCTGGCTTTTGGTAGAAGCCTTCAGCGGGCGCAGCAATATTTTCTTAATATGATTCCCTCTCAGGCAAAAGTACTAATCGTTGGTGGTGGCAGCGGCAATATTTTGATTGATCTACTGAAAAACGCTTCCCCCGGGCACATCACTTACGTAGAGGCTTCAGCCACAATGATACGCCAAACCGAAAAAAGAATAGCTGATTATTGTCAGAGCAACCCTGAATGTGCAGTTCCAACTATTACGTTCATCCGAGGTACGGAACGTGACATTGAATCAACAGAAAAGTATCAGGTAGTGATTACTAATTTTGTGCTGGATATGTATTCGGGTTCATCGTTGGATGAAGTGATGGCGCGCATTGACAACGTACTCTCGGCAGATGCTATCTGGATTTTCACCGATTTTCGCTACAGTTCGCATCCACTAAAAAGGCTGTGGCAAAAACCACTCGCCCTACTCATGTACATTTTCTTTCGCTTCACCGCTAATATCAATATACAATCGTTACCGAACTACGATACTTATTTTCGGAAACTAGCTTGGAAAGCGAAACAACAGCGAAGCTTTTTCGGGGATTTTATCAGTAGTAAGGTTTACGTTCGGGCTAAGTCAGTGTGATTCTTCTTTAGATAATCAATAAAATTCTGACAAGACCGCAGTAATATTTGATAAACCTCTTCAAATCCATCGGCTTCGCTCCAGTAGGGGTCAGGCACATTTTTCGCACCAGCTTTATCGTCAAAATCCCGCATCAAGAAGATAGTATCATCAGATGCTTGGCTGGGCAGTAAACGTTTGATATTGCTGAGGTTGCTCTGATCCATCGCCATGATGTAGTTGAACTTATGGAAGTCATGCGTAGTAAACTGCCGACCTTGATGATCTAAATTCAGATGGTATTTTTGGACAACATCCATTGTGCGGGAATCCGGAGGTTCACCAATATGGTAGTCAGAAGTTCCGGCCGAATCAGAGTCAATCAATCCGGCTAGTCCATTTTTCTCAACTAAACTGTTAAAAACTGCCTCGGCCATTGGCGAGCGACAGATATTTCCCAGACAGACAAACAGCACACGAATCATAATAATGGAGTAGTTGAAAAAATTATTAAATAAATTTTTGCGAAAAAATAGGTCAAAAATGGCAGTAAAAGCACTTTTTGAAAAAAAATAATTTTTTTTCAATACAGGGGGTTACCTTTTCCCGCTTCGGAGTATATATAGGTACATAACACAAATTGTTTATTCATACACCTGTTTTAGCCAAGAAAACCTTCTTCATTTAAGAAGGTTTTTCTTTTTTCTGTCATCTATCTGCAATACTCAAACAAACCCTTCCAATAGCTCAACTATTGGTTCTCAACAATCACTACCCGAAAGTCTTCTTTTCTAACGACCAGCACAAAATCAATAATCAACTGTCCGATCCTGACTCCGGGCTTAGCATATGCTGCTCAGCAAAGTCAGAAAGC
This region of Tunicatimonas pelagia genomic DNA includes:
- a CDS encoding class I SAM-dependent methyltransferase, with the protein product MSQDFSFDRIAPAYDTLSYLAFGRSLQRAQQYFLNMIPSQAKVLIVGGGSGNILIDLLKNASPGHITYVEASATMIRQTEKRIADYCQSNPECAVPTITFIRGTERDIESTEKYQVVITNFVLDMYSGSSLDEVMARIDNVLSADAIWIFTDFRYSSHPLKRLWQKPLALLMYIFFRFTANINIQSLPNYDTYFRKLAWKAKQQRSFFGDFISSKVYVRAKSV
- a CDS encoding zinc-dependent metalloprotease, producing MHNLTKLLAGMLLALTLIYSPDLQAQRKKKKKNQEEETSKKSKDSPIKPYSEIITDEAETDTGLFSVHKVEGKYYFELADSLLDQEMLVVSRISGHVKGLNFGGAGMKSRPQQVLRWQKMDDKILLRSVSYNSVASFEDPIYQSVRNNNFEPVIMAFDIKAYNDDTTAYVIDVNSLFTKDIAMIGALTDQQREDFEIKGLDQERSLITSARSFPQNVEIRHVLTYNGNKLPANILTNTLSVEMNQSFVLLPADPMEPRLYDGRVGYFSIQQTNYSLDEQRAAQRRYITRWRLEPNDTAAFRRGELVEPIKPIVYYIDPATPRKWRDYLKQGIEDWQPAFEAAGFKNAIIAKEPPTPEEDPEWSPEDVRYSVIRYITTDIQNAQGPHVHDPRTGEILESDILWYHNIMRLLRNWYLVQTAAINPEARRVKFKDEVMGELIRFVAAHEVGHTLGLPHNMGSSVAYPVDSLRSPTFTKKMGTAPSIMDYARFNYIAQPGDGDVGLNPQVGPYDLWSIKYGYTPLLDADSPEEEHKILNEWIKERADDPIYRYGPQRYNPDDPTSQTEDLGDDAVKASEYGIANLKRILPKILEWSNQEGEDYDQLEELYGQVLAQLGRYMRHVGTNVGGVYEYRKTYDEEGTVFSPVEREKQAAAVAFLNEQLFQTPSWLINPEITQQFEGVGTLERLRSFQVSTLNRLFEADRLNRLIETQATSPQETYTVLDLFEDTREGIWAELATGEAIDPYRRNLQRAYLDKMKQLMKLKDQQYDQTDIKAVTRATLNNLQQSVRPGLSRQRDNLSRYHLQDVQQRIEQILNPENS
- a CDS encoding TonB-dependent receptor domain-containing protein; translation: MSLYKYFLIFSLLGLLVTQAQAQHQISGSIVDGESGEPVSFANVALYPEDEESVLQGAISNVKGKFFLQNVPAGKYNLEIKFVGYQAYEISGLEATQPIELGTIEMSRSVQELDEVVVKGKAVSKPVETTLEGMVVRPEQNLSNLGGSALDVLRNTPSIIVGQDGGITIRGSNSPNILINGRNSAIASDLAQLPASAIKNINIITNPNAKYDAEGTGGVINIQLKKGSQPGTHGKMELTLGNRYRVNASARINRQGEKTNAFGGYNYRRSPGIARSSVIRETFGNDPQTLRQERDIDRFEESHTINYGLDYYFPNSTLSYEGVLEIEGENDSEVTTSRLTNARGEQLLYNVRDNTETGEDFAIDNALTYQRQYQRKGQDLRISVSHSYRNGYETQDATTTSLDDSEILPSRQRATDDGRSHVSVGQLDYTRPFDNNNKLEVGAKTILRSSDSDFIFENVDPATEEWVNDLEVSNRFLYGEQVYAAYGIYGQTLGNWELSAGSRLEYTRIDTELETTGEENDQRYLDIFPSAKALYKLNDQHTFKFTYSRRIDRPSSWRLNPFPDIADTLNVRLGNPALQPEYIQSLELGHKMTLPRTDLTSNLFYRRTNGLVDWLVNVDENGVSTRRPENLASGTVYGLELITTSQINDWWDINGSISFFRALIDGTNLDSDFTNDAFAWNAKFTSSFALPADINMQLVGNYEAPEAEAQGFDDARYYADLSFQRKFNDKSQVSLSIRDIFNTYQFGSEALTDEFRQYFVYKRDSRQVYVTYSYTF
- a CDS encoding low molecular weight protein-tyrosine-phosphatase; this translates as MIRVLFVCLGNICRSPMAEAVFNSLVEKNGLAGLIDSDSAGTSDYHIGEPPDSRTMDVVQKYHLNLDHQGRQFTTHDFHKFNYIMAMDQSNLSNIKRLLPSQASDDTIFLMRDFDDKAGAKNVPDPYWSEADGFEEVYQILLRSCQNFIDYLKKNHTDLART